A window of the Egibacter rhizosphaerae genome harbors these coding sequences:
- a CDS encoding VOC family protein, whose protein sequence is MVLTCADVEATTRWYAEVLGLEPITFAGGRRGLAVGEHKINLHQAGSEYVPHAAAPTPGGADFCLRVAADVERLAEEFAARGVIVELGPVDKVGAQAPLRSIYLRDPDGNLVELANERPPQP, encoded by the coding sequence CTGGTCCTGACCTGCGCCGACGTGGAGGCCACCACCCGCTGGTACGCGGAGGTGCTCGGTCTCGAGCCCATCACCTTCGCCGGAGGGCGCCGAGGGCTGGCCGTCGGCGAGCACAAGATCAACCTGCACCAGGCCGGCTCCGAGTACGTTCCGCACGCCGCCGCGCCGACCCCGGGCGGCGCGGACTTCTGCCTGCGCGTTGCCGCCGACGTCGAGCGGCTCGCCGAGGAGTTCGCCGCCCGAGGGGTCATCGTGGAGCTCGGACCCGTCGACAAGGTGGGCGCGCAGGCGCCGCTGCGCTCCATCTACCTACGCGATCCCGACGGCAATCTCGTGGAGCTGGCGAACGAGCGGCCGCCGCAGCCGTGA
- a CDS encoding sulfite exporter TauE/SafE family protein, giving the protein MSETEILVVVVAMLLGAVVKGAVGAGLPTIAIPVMAGFIGVVDAVVIMAIPTVVTNTWLVARHRRALDQTRDLPVLLVTGGIGVVLGAWILDRVAPAWLMFTLAAVIVLYAAVFLTRPTFEISPDTSRLLAPPMGSAAGLLQGATGMSGALLTTYTHALRLPRPAFMVQLVTQIQVFTVVQVASFALLGLYDTERLLGSLLAIVPALVGLPLGMRLGTRLPPRPFELLVLVVLGGMAIKLVVDGIGAL; this is encoded by the coding sequence ATGAGTGAGACCGAGATCCTCGTGGTGGTCGTGGCGATGCTGCTCGGCGCGGTGGTGAAGGGCGCGGTCGGCGCCGGCCTGCCGACCATCGCCATCCCGGTGATGGCGGGCTTCATCGGGGTGGTCGACGCGGTCGTGATCATGGCGATCCCGACGGTCGTCACCAACACGTGGCTCGTTGCGCGGCATCGTCGCGCCCTGGACCAGACGCGCGACCTCCCCGTCCTGCTCGTCACGGGCGGCATCGGCGTGGTCCTGGGTGCCTGGATCCTCGACCGGGTGGCCCCCGCATGGCTGATGTTCACACTCGCGGCCGTGATCGTGCTGTACGCGGCGGTGTTCCTGACCCGCCCGACGTTCGAGATCTCCCCGGACACCAGCCGGCTCCTGGCGCCGCCGATGGGGTCGGCAGCGGGCCTCCTGCAGGGGGCGACCGGCATGTCGGGAGCCCTGCTCACGACCTACACCCACGCGCTGCGGCTCCCGCGACCGGCGTTCATGGTGCAGCTCGTCACCCAGATCCAGGTGTTCACCGTGGTGCAGGTCGCGTCGTTCGCCCTGTTGGGCCTCTACGACACCGAGCGCCTGCTGGGCAGCCTCCTCGCGATCGTGCCGGCCCTCGTCGGCCTGCCCCTGGGCATGCGGCTGGGGACGCGATTGCCCCCGCGCCCGTTCGAGCTCCTGGTGCTGGTCGTGCTGGGGGGGATGGCGATCAAGCTCGTCGTCGACGGGATCGGCGCCCTGTGA
- a CDS encoding DJ-1/PfpI family protein: MYTIGFFLFEDVEELDWVGPWEVLASWAARWPDDGISCSTVSRDGGPVRCAKGTRVLVDHAWDTAPAYDLLIYPGGQGTRAQLGDAAIREWVRRMKEEVDVLASVCTGSLALADAGLLDGRPATTHWRSIERLGTLGEAIDVRAEERFVDDGDIVTASGISAGIDMALHLVARLHSVERAREVRRAIQYDPAPPV; this comes from the coding sequence GTGTACACGATCGGGTTCTTCCTGTTCGAGGATGTCGAGGAACTCGACTGGGTCGGTCCCTGGGAGGTGCTCGCCTCGTGGGCGGCGCGCTGGCCCGACGACGGGATCTCCTGCTCGACGGTGAGCCGCGACGGGGGTCCGGTGCGCTGTGCCAAGGGCACCAGGGTCCTCGTCGACCACGCGTGGGACACCGCGCCCGCCTACGACCTCCTGATCTATCCGGGCGGGCAGGGGACGCGGGCCCAGCTCGGCGACGCGGCCATCCGAGAATGGGTGCGGCGCATGAAGGAGGAGGTCGACGTCCTCGCGAGCGTCTGCACGGGCTCGCTCGCGCTCGCGGACGCGGGATTGCTCGACGGTCGGCCGGCGACGACGCACTGGCGCTCCATCGAGAGGCTGGGGACGTTGGGTGAGGCCATCGACGTGCGTGCGGAGGAGCGGTTCGTCGACGACGGGGACATCGTCACGGCGTCGGGCATCTCCGCCGGCATCGACATGGCGTTGCACCTGGTGGCCCGCCTGCACTCGGTCGAGCGGGCCCGCGAGGTCCGCCGAGCCATCCAGTACGATCCCGCACCGCCGGTCTGA
- a CDS encoding FAD-binding and (Fe-S)-binding domain-containing protein, whose protein sequence is MTATRPTGTAPSAADPALTSELARALEGEVAFDPRTRDMFATDASMYQVPPLGVAYPRHRDDLVAAVEVANRFEVPVLPRGAGTSHCGQTIGAALILDCSRHMTAIRELDPVEKRARVQPGVIQDELNAAAAPHGLWFGPDTSTSNRATLGGMIGNNSCGSRSARYGMTIDHVRSLDCVLSDATTARLAPRDRQSAAEAAALPGRAGELWAHLVDLVDDPARVAAIADGTPPFWRRAGGYRLDRLVERATRDGVIDPAQLFVGAEGTLALVDEAEVGLVDKPAHTVTAVGHFTSTPAAIAATGDAMAAGAAAVELVDGYILDLARHSPAHGGVTDFLEGTPQALLFVEFYCDDPAEGAAMLTGLERTWAAHGHGYAVVRATDPAQQDRVRRLRKAGLGLLMNAGQPGERSVAFVEDTAVDPEHLADYTQEFARILEQHGLRAGFYGHASVGCLHVRPFMDLRRPGEPEKMRTVAREVQQLVARYGGMNSSEHGDGRARSEFNREVFGDRLYELMVDLKRVCDPEDRFNPGNVVDAGPMDAHLREPALPEAVPLPTHFAFDGEDGLRGAANQCMRIGACRKGPVSGGTMCPSYMATRQEEHSTRGRANALVAALSESDPRTALGDERLHDILDLCIECKACASECPLSVDMATMKSEFLAHYHAQHGVPRRARLFAGVRRLYALGAATAPVSNWITRLPGARRLTERVVGIHRDRPLPRFERHTLPRWFARREPPAGPFPRGPLVFLADSFTSSTEPRIGRAAIELLEAAGWEVRLESEVCCGRPMISKGLLEDATARARDLVDRLEGPARAGVPITGCEPSCVLTLGEEHPSLLRGSDGGGGGGDRNSDRNSDRDGDGHSDRDGDAARAEVVGGQSRLVDELLAEALADGDLTIDPRRSPERILYHGHCHQKALVGTRASEALLSTLSEHLDVLDAGCCGMAGSFGFEAEHYDLSLTIGEQRLFPAVRAAGPEAAIAANGVSCRQQIAHGTGRTALHPVELLHACVRW, encoded by the coding sequence ATGACCGCGACGCGTCCGACCGGCACCGCGCCCTCCGCCGCCGATCCCGCCCTCACCTCGGAGCTCGCGCGTGCGCTGGAGGGCGAGGTCGCTTTCGATCCGCGAACGCGCGACATGTTCGCGACCGACGCGAGCATGTACCAGGTCCCACCATTGGGGGTGGCGTACCCGCGTCACCGCGACGACCTCGTCGCCGCGGTCGAGGTCGCCAACCGTTTCGAGGTGCCCGTGCTTCCGCGCGGGGCGGGCACGAGCCACTGCGGGCAGACGATCGGGGCGGCACTCATCCTCGATTGCTCCCGGCACATGACGGCGATCCGCGAGCTCGACCCCGTGGAGAAGCGCGCCCGGGTCCAGCCGGGCGTGATCCAGGACGAGCTCAACGCCGCCGCCGCGCCACACGGGTTGTGGTTCGGCCCGGACACCTCGACCTCGAACCGCGCCACGCTCGGCGGGATGATCGGCAACAACTCGTGCGGCAGCCGCTCGGCGCGCTACGGCATGACCATCGACCACGTGCGGTCCCTCGACTGCGTCCTGTCCGACGCCACGACGGCGCGGCTGGCGCCCCGTGACCGCCAGAGCGCCGCCGAGGCCGCGGCCCTGCCGGGACGCGCGGGCGAGCTGTGGGCCCACCTCGTCGACCTCGTCGACGACCCCGCCCGCGTGGCGGCCATCGCCGACGGGACGCCGCCGTTCTGGCGTCGAGCCGGCGGCTATCGGCTCGACCGCCTCGTGGAGCGCGCCACCCGGGACGGCGTGATCGATCCCGCCCAGTTGTTCGTCGGGGCGGAGGGCACGCTCGCGCTGGTCGACGAGGCCGAGGTCGGCCTCGTCGACAAGCCCGCGCACACCGTGACCGCCGTCGGCCACTTCACGTCGACCCCGGCGGCGATCGCCGCGACCGGCGACGCGATGGCCGCGGGCGCCGCCGCCGTCGAGCTCGTCGACGGGTACATCCTCGACCTGGCCCGCCACTCCCCCGCCCACGGGGGGGTCACCGACTTCCTCGAGGGGACACCGCAAGCCCTGCTGTTCGTCGAGTTCTACTGCGACGACCCCGCCGAGGGGGCGGCGATGCTCACCGGCCTCGAGCGCACCTGGGCCGCGCACGGCCACGGCTACGCGGTGGTCCGCGCCACCGACCCCGCCCAGCAGGACCGGGTCCGACGCCTGCGCAAGGCCGGCCTCGGCCTCCTGATGAACGCCGGGCAGCCGGGCGAGCGCTCGGTCGCGTTCGTCGAAGACACCGCGGTCGACCCGGAACACCTCGCCGACTACACGCAGGAGTTCGCCCGCATCCTCGAGCAGCACGGCCTGCGCGCCGGCTTTTACGGGCACGCGTCGGTGGGGTGCCTGCACGTGCGGCCGTTCATGGACCTGCGTCGGCCGGGCGAGCCCGAGAAGATGCGCACGGTCGCCCGTGAGGTGCAGCAGCTGGTCGCGCGCTACGGGGGGATGAACTCGAGCGAGCACGGCGACGGCCGCGCTCGCAGCGAGTTCAACCGCGAGGTCTTCGGCGACCGCCTCTACGAGCTGATGGTCGATCTCAAGCGCGTCTGCGACCCCGAGGACCGCTTCAATCCCGGCAACGTCGTCGACGCCGGACCCATGGACGCCCACCTGCGGGAGCCCGCCCTGCCCGAGGCCGTCCCGCTGCCCACGCACTTCGCCTTCGACGGCGAGGACGGCCTGCGCGGGGCGGCCAACCAGTGCATGCGCATCGGCGCGTGCCGCAAGGGTCCGGTATCGGGCGGCACGATGTGCCCGTCGTACATGGCCACCCGACAGGAGGAGCACTCGACCCGCGGCCGTGCGAACGCCCTCGTCGCGGCGCTCTCGGAGTCGGACCCGCGGACGGCGCTCGGCGACGAGCGCCTCCACGACATCCTCGATCTGTGCATCGAGTGCAAGGCCTGCGCCTCCGAGTGTCCCCTCTCGGTCGACATGGCCACGATGAAGAGCGAGTTCCTCGCGCACTACCACGCGCAGCACGGCGTGCCCCGCCGCGCCAGGCTGTTCGCCGGGGTGCGGCGGCTCTACGCCCTGGGCGCGGCCACCGCGCCCGTCTCCAACTGGATCACGCGGCTGCCCGGCGCGCGCCGGCTCACCGAACGGGTCGTCGGCATCCACCGCGACCGTCCCCTGCCCCGGTTCGAGCGCCACACGCTCCCGCGCTGGTTCGCCCGGCGCGAGCCGCCCGCCGGCCCCTTCCCGCGCGGGCCGCTCGTCTTCCTCGCCGACTCCTTCACGAGCTCCACCGAACCTCGGATCGGCCGCGCCGCGATCGAGCTGCTCGAGGCCGCGGGGTGGGAGGTACGCCTCGAGTCCGAGGTCTGCTGCGGGCGCCCGATGATCTCCAAGGGCTTGCTGGAGGACGCGACGGCGCGGGCGCGCGACCTCGTGGACCGCCTCGAAGGGCCGGCGCGCGCCGGCGTGCCGATCACCGGGTGCGAGCCCTCCTGCGTGCTGACCCTCGGCGAGGAGCATCCTTCGCTCCTGCGAGGCAGCGACGGGGGCGGCGGGGGCGGCGACCGGAACAGCGACCGGAACAGCGACCGGGACGGCGACGGGCACAGCGACCGGGACGGCGACGCCGCCCGCGCCGAGGTGGTCGGCGGGCAGTCGCGGCTCGTGGACGAGCTGCTGGCCGAGGCTCTGGCCGACGGCGACCTCACGATCGACCCTCGCCGGTCCCCGGAGCGGATCCTCTACCACGGGCACTGCCACCAGAAGGCCCTGGTGGGCACCCGGGCGAGCGAGGCCCTGCTGAGCACCCTGAGCGAGCACCTCGACGTTCTCGACGCCGGATGCTGTGGCATGGCCGGCTCGTTCGGGTTCGAGGCCGAGCACTACGACCTCTCCCTGACCATCGGCGAGCAGCGGCTGTTCCCGGCCGTGCGCGCGGCCGGGCCGGAGGCCGCGATCGCCGCCAACGGCGTCTCGTGCCGCCAGCAGATCGCCCACGGCACCGGGCGCACGGCCCTCCACCCGGTCGAGTTGCTGCACGCCTGCGTGCGATGGTGA
- a CDS encoding MFS transporter, whose protein sequence is MRSTAVAVGVTAMGVLPSFLVSAFAVQLRDDFAFDAARLGFVVGAFYGVSALGSAIAGRRVEHSGAFRGIALTASCSAVALLVIALFATSWWWVLGALIVAGVGNAVAQPAANLLLAARTPRARQGLLFGIKQAAVPVTTLVGGILVPAVGLTLGWQWAFIGLSLVAVGLIAAAPRGEASGRPSSRPVMGRTPDLGPLLTVTVGGLLGSAAVNSMGVFHVATGVEAGLAPGLAGAMLAVGSVAGIVARITVGWRADLRDGGHLRVVGGLLTVGAVGFVLVGSGAAPWVFVVGTLLAFAAGWGWNGLYTFAVVRRYPQAPASASGISQTGLWVGGLVGPPVFGLLASELSYLTAWGAGAGCLLAAAVLLLVGRRMFLAADARRAQR, encoded by the coding sequence GTGCGCAGCACAGCGGTCGCGGTGGGCGTGACCGCGATGGGCGTGCTGCCGTCGTTCCTGGTCAGCGCGTTCGCGGTGCAGCTCCGCGACGACTTCGCGTTCGACGCCGCCCGGCTCGGCTTCGTCGTCGGCGCGTTCTACGGGGTCTCCGCGCTGGGCTCGGCGATCGCCGGCCGGCGTGTCGAGCACTCGGGCGCCTTCCGGGGCATCGCCCTGACCGCGTCGTGCAGCGCCGTGGCGTTGCTCGTCATCGCGCTGTTCGCTACCTCGTGGTGGTGGGTGCTGGGGGCCTTGATCGTGGCGGGCGTCGGCAACGCCGTCGCCCAGCCCGCCGCCAATCTGCTGCTGGCCGCGCGGACCCCTCGCGCTCGCCAGGGTCTGCTCTTTGGGATCAAGCAGGCGGCCGTGCCGGTCACGACCCTGGTCGGGGGGATCCTCGTGCCGGCCGTCGGCCTGACGCTCGGGTGGCAGTGGGCGTTCATCGGGCTGTCCCTCGTGGCGGTGGGGCTCATCGCGGCCGCGCCGAGGGGCGAGGCCTCCGGTCGGCCGTCGTCGCGCCCGGTCATGGGCCGTACCCCGGACCTGGGTCCCCTGCTCACGGTCACCGTTGGCGGCCTGCTCGGGTCCGCGGCCGTGAACTCGATGGGGGTCTTTCACGTCGCGACCGGGGTCGAGGCCGGTCTGGCTCCCGGTCTGGCCGGCGCGATGCTCGCCGTGGGAAGCGTCGCGGGGATCGTGGCGCGGATCACGGTGGGGTGGCGCGCGGACCTGCGCGACGGCGGACATCTGCGCGTGGTGGGCGGATTGCTGACCGTCGGGGCGGTCGGCTTCGTGCTGGTCGGGTCCGGGGCCGCCCCGTGGGTGTTCGTCGTCGGGACCCTGCTGGCCTTCGCTGCCGGATGGGGGTGGAACGGCCTCTACACGTTCGCGGTCGTGCGGCGCTATCCCCAGGCACCGGCGAGCGCGAGCGGGATCAGCCAGACCGGCCTGTGGGTGGGAGGCCTCGTGGGGCCCCCGGTGTTCGGGTTGCTCGCGAGCGAACTGTCGTACCTGACGGCCTGGGGTGCGGGCGCGGGGTGTCTGCTGGCGGCCGCGGTGCTCTTGCTGGTCGGGCGGCGGATGTTCCTGGCGGCTGACGCCCGGCGCGCGCAGCGGTGA
- a CDS encoding haloacid dehalogenase, whose protein sequence is MTPAADAQAGTPGPPAITFDVYTALIDSRRGMIDGLGPVADAHGWSLDVGTVVDHFDAASKRRQREITDWIPFRRIVSDAMAETSAALDLSGDADDIATALLATIHEWPHYEDVPDGVAAAAATHDVAVLTNTDDDLLARTRTGYAFPDGVTSEQARAYKPHPGIYRVARERFGPLVHVAGSARDVRGAGEAGLTVVRVARPGQRVDPNGPAPDAEVADLRDLPGVLAGLAAR, encoded by the coding sequence ATGACCCCTGCTGCTGACGCGCAAGCCGGTACCCCCGGTCCTCCCGCGATCACGTTCGATGTGTACACCGCTCTGATCGATTCCCGACGGGGCATGATCGACGGCCTCGGGCCCGTTGCCGACGCCCACGGGTGGTCGCTCGACGTGGGCACTGTCGTGGATCACTTCGATGCGGCGTCCAAACGGCGCCAGCGCGAGATCACGGACTGGATCCCGTTCCGGCGGATCGTGTCGGACGCGATGGCGGAGACGTCGGCCGCGCTGGACCTGTCCGGGGACGCCGACGACATCGCGACGGCACTGCTCGCCACGATCCACGAGTGGCCGCACTACGAGGACGTCCCCGACGGAGTGGCCGCGGCGGCCGCGACCCACGACGTGGCCGTCCTCACCAACACCGACGACGACCTGCTCGCGCGGACGCGGACGGGGTACGCGTTCCCCGACGGGGTCACCTCCGAGCAGGCGCGCGCCTACAAGCCGCACCCGGGGATCTACCGGGTCGCGCGGGAGCGCTTCGGGCCGCTCGTGCACGTCGCCGGGTCCGCCCGGGACGTCCGCGGCGCGGGGGAGGCCGGTCTGACGGTGGTGCGCGTCGCGCGGCCCGGCCAACGTGTCGATCCGAACGGTCCCGCCCCCGATGCGGAGGTCGCCGACCTTCGGGATCTGCCGGGGGTGCTGGCCGGTCTCGCCGCCCGGTGA